The proteins below come from a single Plasmodium cynomolgi strain B DNA, scaffold: 1574, whole genome shotgun sequence genomic window:
- a CDS encoding CYIR protein (putative;~vir-type antigen) has protein sequence HAQLKNKGLNDLEIYKEKFKSKYPKRKGFKRLDCYCEKKIFDMIDIIGEQEVGTSSYNKKLKKVIVRKWGIRTIVMCLIPLIGIIIPILNLIKKT, from the coding sequence CATGCACAGTTAAAGAATAAGGGATTAAATGATTTGgaaatttataaagaaaaatttaagagTAAATATCCTAAAAGGAAAGGTTTTAAAAGACTAGATTgttattgtgaaaaaaaaatatttgatatgATTGATATAATAGGTGAACAGGAAGTAGGAACTAGCAgttataacaaaaaattaaaaaaagtaatagtTAGAAAATGGGGTATACGAACTATTGTAATGTGTTTAATTCCATTGATTGGAATAATAATAccaattttaaatttaatcaaAAAAACAAG